A part of Pararoseomonas sp. SCSIO 73927 genomic DNA contains:
- a CDS encoding homoserine dehydrogenase, with the protein MTRPLAVGVAGLGTVGAGVLGLLRQNAEIVSARAGRGIAVTAVSSRDRTRDRGISLEGLRWYDDPTALANDPAIDVVVETIGGSEGPARALIGAALAAGKPVVTANKALLAVHGAELAEVATKSGAPLAFEAAVAGGIPAIKAIREGLAGNRITRVTGILNGTCNYILTQMRERGREFAEALSEAQKLGYAEADPTFDVDGIDAAHKLAILAALAFGRPVDFDAVHVEGIRQVSALDIRLAEELGYRIKLLGIASCSESGVETRVHPCMVPASHPVATVDGVFNAVVAEGDHVGRVVLVGRGAGAGPTASAVVSDLIDIARGRHTPVWGAESFSATPSIGMERHSGAYYLRLMVVDRPGVIADVTGALRDAGISLESMLQRGRAPGEAVPVVLTTHDAREGAMREAIARISALDAVLESPALIRIESP; encoded by the coding sequence ATGACCCGCCCGCTTGCTGTTGGCGTCGCCGGGCTCGGCACGGTGGGCGCGGGGGTGCTCGGCCTGCTGCGCCAGAACGCGGAGATCGTGTCCGCGCGCGCCGGGCGCGGCATTGCCGTGACGGCGGTCTCCTCGCGGGACAGAACGCGGGACCGGGGAATTAGCCTTGAGGGGCTGCGCTGGTATGACGATCCCACCGCGCTGGCGAACGACCCGGCCATCGACGTGGTGGTGGAGACAATCGGCGGCAGCGAGGGGCCGGCGCGCGCGCTGATCGGGGCGGCGCTGGCGGCGGGGAAGCCGGTGGTGACCGCGAACAAGGCGCTGCTGGCGGTGCACGGGGCGGAGCTGGCGGAGGTGGCCACGAAGTCCGGTGCGCCGCTGGCCTTCGAGGCGGCGGTGGCGGGCGGCATCCCCGCGATCAAGGCAATCCGCGAAGGGCTGGCGGGGAACCGCATCACCCGCGTGACCGGCATCCTCAACGGCACCTGCAACTACATCCTGACCCAGATGCGCGAGCGCGGGCGGGAGTTCGCGGAGGCGCTGAGCGAGGCGCAGAAGCTCGGCTACGCCGAGGCGGACCCGACCTTCGACGTGGACGGGATCGACGCCGCGCACAAGCTGGCGATCCTGGCGGCGCTGGCATTCGGGCGGCCGGTGGACTTCGACGCGGTGCATGTGGAGGGGATCCGGCAGGTCTCCGCGCTGGATATCCGCCTGGCGGAGGAGCTGGGCTACCGGATCAAGCTGCTGGGTATCGCCTCCTGCTCCGAGAGCGGGGTGGAGACGCGGGTGCATCCCTGCATGGTGCCGGCCTCCCACCCCGTGGCGACCGTGGACGGCGTGTTCAACGCCGTGGTTGCGGAGGGCGACCATGTCGGGCGCGTGGTGCTGGTGGGGCGCGGCGCCGGGGCGGGGCCGACGGCCTCCGCCGTGGTGTCGGACCTGATCGACATCGCGCGCGGGCGGCACACGCCGGTCTGGGGGGCGGAGTCCTTCTCCGCGACGCCCTCGATCGGGATGGAGCGGCATTCCGGCGCCTACTACCTGCGGCTGATGGTGGTGGACCGTCCCGGCGTGATCGCGGACGTGACGGGCGCGCTGCGCGACGCCGGGATCAGCCTGGAATCCATGCTGCAGCGCGGACGCGCGCCCGGGGAGGCGGTGCCCGTCGTCCTCACCACCCATGACGCGCGCGAGGGCGCGATGCGCGAGGCGATCGCCCGCATCTCCGCCCTCGACGCCGTACTTGAATCTCCTGCCCTTATCCGGATCGAAAGCCCATGA
- the trmD gene encoding tRNA (guanosine(37)-N1)-methyltransferase TrmD, producing the protein MTWRATILTLFPGMFPGPLGTSLAGRGMERGLWSLEARDIRDAATDRHRTVDDMPFGGGAGMVLRPDVVDAAIASAVPEGDDRPLVFLTPRGVPLRQSLVRQLAAGPGVVTLCGRYEGVDQRVVEARGMIEVSIGDYVLSGGELGAMVLLDACVRLIPGVMGAAESAEEESFSSNLLEYPHYTRPADWRGLRVPEVLLSGHHAEVARWRRESSEAVTRERRPDLLTQQGRPGPAAGAPLHPAASPA; encoded by the coding sequence ATGACCTGGCGCGCCACGATCCTCACCCTGTTTCCCGGCATGTTCCCGGGGCCGCTCGGCACCTCGCTGGCCGGGCGGGGGATGGAGCGCGGGCTGTGGTCCCTGGAGGCGCGCGACATCCGCGACGCCGCCACGGACCGGCACCGCACGGTTGACGACATGCCCTTCGGGGGCGGCGCCGGCATGGTGCTGCGCCCGGACGTGGTGGATGCGGCCATCGCCTCCGCCGTGCCGGAAGGGGATGACCGCCCGTTGGTCTTCCTCACCCCGCGCGGGGTGCCGCTGCGCCAGTCCCTGGTGCGGCAGCTCGCCGCCGGGCCGGGCGTGGTGACCCTCTGCGGCCGCTACGAGGGGGTGGACCAGCGCGTGGTCGAGGCGCGGGGCATGATCGAGGTCTCTATCGGCGACTACGTCCTCTCGGGCGGGGAGCTGGGGGCCATGGTCCTGCTCGACGCCTGCGTGCGCCTGATCCCCGGCGTGATGGGCGCGGCCGAGAGCGCGGAGGAGGAGAGCTTCAGCTCCAATCTTCTCGAGTACCCCCACTACACCCGCCCCGCCGATTGGCGCGGCCTGCGCGTGCCGGAGGTCCTCCTCTCCGGCCACCACGCGGAGGTCGCGCGCTGGCGGCGGGAGAGCTCCGAGGCGGTAACGCGCGAGCGGCGTCCCGACCTCCTCACCCAACAGGGGCGCCCGGGGCCTGCGGCCGGCGCGCCGTTGCATCCGGCGGCAAGCCCCGCCTAA
- the rplS gene encoding 50S ribosomal protein L19 produces MNLLQQFEHEQMTRLSGARTTPEFAAGDTLRVMVKVQEGERIRTQAYEGVCIARSNRGLNSNFTVRKLSYGEGVERVFPLYSPNVAEIQVVRRGKVRRAKLYYLRGRTGKSARIQEAASPRGKAATAAATPAAPVAEAPAGEQA; encoded by the coding sequence ATGAACCTGCTGCAGCAGTTCGAGCACGAGCAGATGACCCGGCTCTCGGGCGCCCGCACCACCCCCGAGTTCGCGGCCGGCGACACGCTGCGCGTGATGGTGAAGGTGCAGGAAGGCGAGCGCATCCGCACCCAGGCCTATGAGGGCGTGTGCATCGCCCGTTCCAACCGCGGGCTGAACAGCAACTTCACCGTCCGCAAGCTCTCCTACGGCGAGGGTGTGGAGCGTGTGTTCCCGCTGTACTCCCCGAACGTGGCGGAGATCCAGGTGGTGCGCCGCGGCAAGGTGCGCCGTGCGAAGCTGTATTACCTGCGTGGCCGGACCGGTAAGTCCGCCCGCATCCAGGAGGCCGCGAGCCCGCGCGGCAAGGCGGCGACCGCCGCCGCCACTCCTGCCGCCCCGGTGGCCGAGGCCCCTGCCGGCGAGCAGGCGTAA
- the ffh gene encoding signal recognition particle protein — MFEALSSRLNGVFDKLRRRGALSEADVNEALREVRIALLEADVALPVARDLINKVRERAVGAEVIRSVSPAQQVIKIVNDALVEALGGGEGVEAPGLDLNAPSPVPILMVGLQGSGKTTTSGKIALRLRTREKKKVLLASLDVQRPAAQLQLQTLANQTGVTSLPIIAGQTPLEIAERAMDTARRELYDVVILDTAGRLSIDDALMDEVAAVKAATRPHQTLLVVDAMTGQDAVNTARNFQDRVGVNGIVMTRVDGDARGGAALSMRAVTGAPIRLLGAGEKLDALEDFHPSRIAGRILGMGDIVSLVERAAETIDRDEAEKLAAKMQKGQFDLEDFASQLKQVGKMGNLSGILGMLPGMGAMKDKIANAKIDDGMIGRQSAIISSMTRKERKNPDIIKASRKKRIASGAGVTVQDVNRLLKQFDDMSAMMKRMNKLGQKGMMRGGLGALLPGMGGGKRPF; from the coding sequence ATGTTCGAGGCGCTCTCCTCCCGCCTGAACGGCGTCTTCGACAAGCTCCGCCGCCGCGGGGCCCTGTCCGAGGCCGACGTGAACGAGGCCCTGCGCGAGGTCCGCATCGCCCTGCTGGAGGCGGATGTGGCCCTGCCGGTGGCGCGCGACCTCATCAACAAGGTGCGGGAGCGAGCGGTGGGCGCGGAGGTGATCCGCAGCGTCTCCCCCGCCCAGCAGGTCATCAAGATCGTCAACGACGCGCTGGTGGAGGCGCTCGGGGGCGGGGAGGGGGTCGAGGCTCCCGGGCTCGATCTGAACGCGCCGTCGCCGGTGCCGATCCTGATGGTCGGGCTCCAGGGCTCGGGCAAGACGACCACCTCGGGCAAGATCGCGCTGCGGCTGCGGACGCGCGAGAAGAAGAAGGTGCTGCTGGCGTCGCTCGACGTGCAGCGGCCCGCCGCGCAGCTGCAGCTGCAGACGCTGGCGAACCAGACCGGCGTCACCAGCTTGCCGATCATCGCCGGGCAGACTCCGCTGGAGATCGCGGAGCGCGCCATGGATACGGCGCGGCGCGAGCTCTACGACGTGGTGATCCTCGACACCGCCGGACGCCTGTCGATCGACGACGCGCTGATGGACGAGGTCGCGGCCGTGAAGGCCGCGACGAGGCCGCACCAGACGCTGCTCGTCGTCGATGCCATGACGGGCCAGGACGCGGTGAACACCGCGCGGAACTTCCAGGACCGCGTGGGCGTCAACGGCATCGTCATGACGCGCGTGGACGGCGATGCCCGTGGCGGCGCCGCGCTGTCGATGCGGGCCGTGACGGGCGCGCCCATCCGGCTGCTGGGCGCCGGCGAGAAGCTGGACGCGCTGGAGGATTTCCACCCCTCCCGCATCGCCGGGCGCATCCTCGGCATGGGCGATATCGTCTCGCTCGTGGAGCGCGCGGCGGAGACGATCGACCGCGACGAGGCCGAGAAGCTGGCCGCGAAGATGCAGAAGGGTCAGTTCGACCTGGAGGATTTTGCGTCCCAGCTGAAGCAGGTCGGGAAGATGGGCAACCTCTCCGGCATCCTCGGCATGCTGCCCGGCATGGGTGCGATGAAGGATAAGATCGCCAACGCGAAGATCGACGACGGGATGATCGGGCGGCAGTCCGCCATCATCTCCTCGATGACGCGCAAGGAGCGGAAGAACCCCGACATCATCAAGGCGTCGCGCAAGAAGCGCATCGCCAGCGGTGCCGGCGTCACGGTGCAGGACGTGAACCGCCTGCTGAAGCAGTTCGACGACATGTCCGCGATGATGAAGCGGATGAACAAGCTCGGCCAGAAGGGGATGATGCGCGGCGGTCTCGGCGCGCTCCTGCCTGGCATGGGGGGCGGCAAGCGCCCCTTCTGA
- the glpX gene encoding class II fructose-bisphosphatase: MSSTRAAINPDAPLQSDRNLALELVRVTEAAAIASSRWIGRGDKNAADGAAVDAMRRAFDSVAITGTVVIGEGEMDEAPMLYIGEKVGAGGPEVDIAVDPLEGTSICARGMPNAIATLAVAEKGGFLHAPDIYMDKIAVGPGLPDGVVHIDASPKENLRNLAQAKKSAIEDLVVCTLDRDRHKDIIRACREAGARIMLIPDGDVAGVVACSQPEAGVDIYLGWGGAPEGVLAAAALRCIGGQMQGRLIYEDETQRERAKSMGITDPDKIFTVEEMAKGDVMFSATGVTSGAMLRGVRRTAAAAVTHSIVMRSKTGTVRYVEGHHNFMVKPNTYLA, from the coding sequence ATGAGCTCCACCCGCGCCGCCATCAACCCGGATGCTCCCCTGCAGAGCGACCGCAACCTGGCGCTGGAGCTGGTGCGCGTGACGGAGGCGGCGGCCATCGCCTCCTCCCGCTGGATCGGGCGGGGCGACAAGAACGCGGCGGACGGCGCCGCGGTGGACGCCATGCGCCGCGCCTTCGACAGCGTGGCGATCACCGGGACCGTGGTGATCGGCGAGGGCGAGATGGACGAGGCGCCGATGCTCTACATCGGCGAGAAGGTGGGCGCCGGCGGGCCGGAGGTGGACATCGCGGTGGACCCGCTGGAGGGCACCTCCATCTGCGCGCGCGGGATGCCGAACGCGATCGCGACGCTGGCGGTGGCGGAGAAGGGCGGGTTCCTTCACGCGCCGGACATCTACATGGACAAGATCGCGGTGGGCCCCGGCCTGCCGGACGGGGTGGTGCACATCGACGCCAGCCCGAAGGAGAACCTGCGGAACCTGGCGCAGGCGAAGAAGTCCGCGATCGAGGACCTGGTGGTCTGCACGCTGGACCGCGACCGCCACAAGGACATCATCCGCGCCTGCCGCGAGGCCGGGGCGCGCATCATGCTGATCCCCGACGGCGACGTGGCGGGCGTGGTGGCCTGTTCCCAGCCCGAGGCCGGGGTGGACATCTACCTGGGCTGGGGCGGCGCGCCGGAGGGCGTGCTGGCGGCGGCGGCGCTGCGCTGCATCGGCGGGCAGATGCAGGGGCGGTTGATCTACGAGGACGAGACGCAGCGCGAGCGGGCGAAGTCCATGGGCATCACGGACCCTGACAAGATCTTCACGGTCGAGGAGATGGCGAAGGGGGACGTGATGTTCTCCGCGACCGGCGTCACGTCGGGGGCCATGCTTCGGGGCGTGCGGCGCACGGCAGCCGCCGCGGTGACGCACTCCATCGTCATGCGCAGCAAGACGGGGACGGTGCGCTACGTGGAGGGGCACCACAACTTTATGGTCAAGCCGAACACCTATCTTGCCTGA
- the recJ gene encoding single-stranded-DNA-specific exonuclease RecJ: MTDALATGAPGEAVLGVSRSATGRRWVWREGDERTGLAIAQRLELPEIVGRLLAARGIGVEAAADFLEPRLRALLPDPSCMRDMDAAAARLAQAVLSGERVAIFADYDADGACAGALMLRVLRDLGVPATHYVPDRIREGYGPNAPAIAALCDAGARLIVCVDCGIAAHQALEAARGRADVVVLDHHKAEGPAPAILATVNPNRLDCDSGLRGLCAAGVCFMAAVALHRALRKAGFFEGRAEPPLLELLDLVATATVCDVMPLTGLNRALVAQGLRVMARRGRPGIAALLEVAGVKDAPTAYSLGFGIGPRLNASGRIGESDLALRLLAEEDALEARAKAESLDATNRRRQEVEAGVLASALAMAEMQASEGRPVLLITGEGWHPGVVGIVAGRVKERFNRPSLVAGVAEGLAKGSGRSVPGLDLGAAIIAARQAGLLETGGGHAMAAGFSFRAERLDAVRAFLEERLAQAAELPDSVALVVEGTISVAAAGTALAEQVARLAPFGTGNEEPLFAVRRARVVRADRVGKEGGTIRLFLEGEGGGRLKAVCFRAKEGPLADLLLKSRGVPLHLCGALRAESWNGEVSACLHVQDAAPA; the protein is encoded by the coding sequence ATGACGGACGCGCTCGCCACGGGAGCGCCGGGAGAGGCCGTCCTCGGCGTTTCGCGCAGCGCGACCGGCCGCCGCTGGGTGTGGCGGGAGGGCGATGAGCGCACCGGGCTGGCGATCGCCCAGCGGCTGGAGTTGCCGGAGATCGTGGGGCGGTTGCTGGCGGCCCGCGGGATCGGCGTGGAGGCGGCGGCGGACTTCCTGGAGCCGCGGCTGCGCGCGCTGCTGCCCGACCCATCCTGCATGCGGGACATGGACGCGGCCGCCGCACGCCTCGCCCAGGCGGTGCTGTCCGGAGAGAGGGTCGCGATCTTTGCCGACTACGATGCGGACGGGGCCTGTGCCGGGGCGCTGATGCTGCGCGTGCTGCGAGACCTCGGCGTGCCCGCCACCCACTACGTTCCCGACCGCATCAGGGAGGGCTACGGGCCCAACGCGCCGGCCATCGCGGCGCTGTGCGACGCGGGGGCGCGGCTGATCGTCTGCGTGGATTGCGGGATCGCGGCGCATCAGGCGCTGGAGGCGGCGCGCGGACGGGCGGACGTGGTGGTGCTGGACCACCACAAGGCGGAGGGGCCGGCGCCGGCGATCCTGGCCACGGTGAACCCCAACCGGCTGGACTGCGATTCCGGGCTGCGCGGGCTCTGCGCCGCCGGGGTGTGCTTCATGGCGGCGGTGGCGCTGCACCGGGCCCTGCGGAAGGCCGGCTTCTTCGAGGGGCGGGCCGAGCCTCCGCTGCTCGAGCTGCTGGACCTGGTGGCGACGGCGACCGTGTGCGACGTGATGCCGCTGACCGGGCTGAACCGGGCGCTGGTGGCCCAGGGGCTGCGCGTGATGGCGCGGCGCGGGCGGCCGGGGATCGCGGCGTTGCTGGAGGTGGCGGGGGTGAAGGACGCGCCCACGGCCTACTCCCTCGGCTTCGGGATCGGGCCGCGGCTCAACGCTTCCGGCCGGATCGGGGAGAGCGACCTGGCGCTGCGGCTGCTGGCGGAGGAGGACGCGCTGGAGGCCCGCGCCAAGGCGGAGAGCCTGGATGCGACCAACCGGCGGCGCCAGGAGGTGGAGGCGGGGGTGCTCGCTTCCGCCCTCGCCATGGCGGAGATGCAGGCGTCCGAGGGGCGGCCGGTGCTCCTCATCACCGGGGAGGGGTGGCATCCCGGCGTGGTCGGGATCGTCGCCGGGCGGGTGAAGGAGCGGTTCAACCGGCCGTCCCTCGTCGCGGGGGTGGCGGAGGGGCTGGCCAAGGGTTCGGGCCGTTCGGTGCCCGGGCTGGACCTGGGGGCCGCGATCATCGCGGCGCGGCAGGCCGGGCTGCTGGAGACGGGTGGCGGGCACGCGATGGCGGCCGGCTTTTCCTTCCGGGCGGAGCGGCTGGACGCCGTGCGGGCCTTCCTGGAGGAGCGGCTGGCGCAGGCGGCGGAGCTGCCGGATTCGGTCGCGCTGGTGGTGGAGGGGACGATCTCCGTCGCCGCCGCAGGCACGGCGCTGGCGGAGCAGGTGGCGCGGCTGGCGCCCTTCGGCACAGGGAATGAGGAGCCGCTCTTCGCCGTGCGCCGCGCGCGGGTGGTGCGGGCGGACCGAGTGGGGAAGGAGGGCGGGACCATCCGCCTGTTCCTGGAAGGGGAGGGGGGCGGGCGGCTCAAGGCCGTGTGCTTCCGGGCGAAGGAGGGGCCGCTGGCCGACCTCCTTCTCAAATCTCGCGGGGTGCCGCTGCACCTCTGCGGCGCGCTGCGGGCGGAGAGCTGGAACGGCGAGGTCTCGGCCTGCCTGCACGTGCAGGACGCGGCGCCGGCCTGA
- a CDS encoding peptidoglycan-binding domain-containing protein has protein sequence MPAIRLPSASVGQGGINRPADVRLVQWLLNAWLRPRGDTVLKLDGLIGPRTIGAIRAFQQTRSGAVDGRVDPGGPSMCALVREHFAALRGAMPVYPSQNAMRADITPVSADVLHSDLLQIFAASEAYLSRSRQAAPSLSKPNPSTPPPNGQVA, from the coding sequence ATGCCTGCCATCCGTCTTCCCAGCGCCTCTGTCGGTCAGGGCGGCATCAATCGCCCTGCTGACGTACGGTTGGTGCAATGGCTGCTGAATGCTTGGCTGCGACCGCGCGGTGATACCGTGCTGAAGCTGGACGGGCTGATCGGTCCGCGTACTATTGGTGCCATCCGTGCTTTTCAGCAGACGCGCTCTGGAGCTGTGGACGGCCGCGTGGACCCCGGCGGACCGTCCATGTGCGCCCTAGTCAGGGAGCACTTCGCCGCGTTAAGGGGAGCTATGCCTGTTTATCCGTCGCAGAATGCAATGCGAGCGGACATCACCCCTGTATCAGCCGACGTGTTGCATAGCGACTTGTTGCAGATCTTCGCCGCAAGCGAGGCATATCTTAGCCGCAGCCGTCAGGCTGCACCGAGCCTGTCGAAACCTAACCCGTCTACGCCCCCTCCTAACGGACAAGTAGCCTGA
- the leuC gene encoding 3-isopropylmalate dehydratase large subunit codes for MSATKPRTLFDKIWDAHVVETSPDGTALLYIDRHLVHEVTSPQAFEGLRTAGRPVHRLDGTFAVTDHNVPTDATRFTGIQEPESALQVSTLERNVAEFGVTYIPLNDKRQGIVHIIGPELGISLPGMTIVCGDSHTSTHGAMGALAFGIGTSEVEHVLATQTLLQKPAKNMRVTVNGTLPLGCTAKDIVLAIIGKIGTAGGTGHVIEYAGEAIRALDMAGRMTVCNMSIEAGARAGMIAPDETTFEYVRTRPMAPKGEALERAIGWWSTLPTDEGAHFDREVTLDASEIAPMVSWGTSPEDVLPITGTVPDPEAAGDEARRAQLRRMVQYMGLTPGQRLQDLKVDAVFVGSCTNGRIEDIRAAAEVVRGRKVAEGVRAMVVPGSGLVKEQAEREGLDIILKEAGFEWREAGCSMCLGMNPDKIGPGQRCASTSNRNFEGRQGKGGRTHLLSPAMAAAAAVTGHLTDVRELSREGARGTV; via the coding sequence ATGTCGGCCACGAAGCCGCGCACCTTGTTCGACAAGATCTGGGATGCCCACGTCGTCGAGACGTCCCCCGACGGGACCGCCCTTCTCTACATCGACCGCCACCTCGTTCACGAGGTGACAAGCCCGCAGGCCTTCGAGGGACTGCGGACTGCCGGCCGCCCCGTGCACCGGCTGGACGGCACCTTCGCCGTGACCGACCACAACGTGCCGACGGACGCCACGCGCTTCACCGGCATCCAGGAGCCGGAGAGCGCGCTGCAGGTCTCGACGCTGGAGAGGAACGTTGCGGAGTTCGGCGTCACCTATATCCCGCTGAACGACAAGCGGCAGGGTATCGTCCACATCATCGGGCCGGAGCTGGGCATCTCCCTGCCGGGCATGACGATCGTCTGCGGCGACAGCCACACCTCCACCCACGGCGCCATGGGCGCGCTTGCCTTTGGCATCGGCACCTCCGAGGTGGAGCATGTGCTGGCCACCCAGACGCTACTGCAGAAGCCCGCGAAGAACATGCGCGTCACGGTGAACGGGACGCTGCCCCTGGGCTGCACGGCGAAGGACATCGTGCTGGCGATCATCGGCAAGATCGGCACGGCCGGCGGGACCGGCCACGTGATCGAGTACGCGGGCGAGGCGATCCGGGCGCTGGACATGGCCGGGCGCATGACGGTCTGCAACATGTCGATCGAGGCCGGTGCGCGCGCGGGCATGATCGCGCCGGACGAGACGACCTTCGAGTACGTCCGCACGCGGCCGATGGCCCCCAAGGGCGAGGCGCTGGAGCGGGCCATCGGGTGGTGGAGCACGCTGCCCACCGATGAGGGCGCGCATTTCGACCGAGAGGTCACCCTCGACGCGTCCGAGATCGCGCCGATGGTGTCCTGGGGCACCTCGCCCGAGGACGTGCTGCCGATCACCGGCACCGTGCCGGACCCGGAGGCCGCGGGGGACGAGGCGCGCCGGGCGCAGCTGCGCCGCATGGTTCAGTACATGGGCCTGACCCCCGGCCAGCGCCTGCAGGACCTGAAGGTGGACGCGGTCTTCGTCGGTTCCTGCACCAACGGCCGGATCGAGGACATCCGCGCCGCCGCGGAGGTCGTGCGGGGCCGGAAGGTCGCCGAGGGCGTGCGCGCCATGGTGGTTCCCGGTTCCGGGCTCGTGAAGGAGCAGGCGGAGCGAGAGGGACTCGACATCATCTTGAAGGAGGCGGGCTTTGAGTGGCGCGAGGCCGGCTGCTCCATGTGCCTGGGAATGAACCCCGACAAGATCGGGCCGGGGCAGCGCTGCGCCTCCACTTCCAACCGCAACTTCGAGGGGCGGCAGGGCAAGGGCGGGCGCACGCACCTGCTCTCCCCCGCCATGGCGGCCGCCGCGGCCGTCACGGGGCATCTGACCGACGTGCGGGAGCTGTCGCGCGAAGGCGCGCGGGGGACGGTGTGA
- a CDS encoding Arm DNA-binding domain-containing protein has protein sequence MPNLTERAVANAKPRERVYRLSNGDGLLLEVRPGGGRAWLFRFMLAGRRPDMGLGAYPAVGLKEARQKARAAAVQVEKGTDPIGQRETTDRAKAARRALEDERQARTFRGVAERLVEAQKPGWTSGKALASWRLNPRQARLPSAR, from the coding sequence GTGCCTAACCTGACCGAGCGCGCCGTTGCCAATGCCAAGCCCAGGGAGAGGGTCTACCGCCTCTCCAACGGAGACGGGCTGCTGCTGGAGGTGCGCCCTGGTGGAGGCCGGGCCTGGCTGTTTCGATTCATGCTGGCCGGCCGACGTCCGGACATGGGGCTGGGTGCCTATCCTGCCGTCGGGCTGAAAGAGGCCCGGCAGAAGGCTAGAGCTGCTGCTGTCCAGGTCGAGAAGGGCACCGACCCCATTGGCCAGCGCGAGACCACCGACCGCGCCAAGGCGGCGAGGAGGGCTCTGGAGGACGAGCGGCAGGCACGCACCTTCCGGGGTGTGGCGGAACGCTTGGTGGAGGCGCAGAAGCCCGGCTGGACCAGCGGCAAGGCCCTGGCGAGCTGGCGCCTCAACCCTCGACAAGCACGCCTACCCAGTGCTCGGTGA
- the rpsP gene encoding 30S ribosomal protein S16, which yields MGLKIRLARAGAKKRPYYHIVVADSRSPRDGRFIERLGSYNPMLPSDHAERVRLFDERIKHWLSQGAVATDRVAKFLGKAELAPMPVFREQPKQSAPKKRAQERAAAAASAANA from the coding sequence ATGGGCCTTAAGATCCGCCTCGCCCGCGCCGGTGCCAAGAAGCGCCCCTACTACCACATCGTGGTGGCCGACAGCCGCTCCCCGCGCGACGGCCGCTTCATCGAGCGGCTGGGTTCCTACAACCCGATGCTGCCCTCCGACCACGCCGAGCGCGTGCGCCTGTTCGACGAGCGCATCAAGCACTGGCTGAGCCAGGGCGCCGTGGCGACGGACCGCGTGGCGAAGTTCCTCGGCAAGGCCGAGCTGGCGCCGATGCCGGTGTTCCGCGAGCAGCCGAAGCAGTCCGCCCCGAAGAAGCGCGCCCAGGAGCGCGCCGCTGCGGCCGCTTCCGCCGCGAACGCCTGA
- a CDS encoding helix-turn-helix transcriptional regulator, with protein MTDAILPAQSRAARGLLDWSREKLAETGGVPARTVADFELGNTTPRASTTAKLMGALEAAGIEFIAENGGGAGVRLRKSTNGMF; from the coding sequence ATGACAGATGCGATTTTGCCTGCTCAGAGCCGGGCGGCGCGGGGGCTGCTGGATTGGTCGCGGGAGAAGCTGGCCGAGACAGGCGGCGTGCCTGCGCGGACCGTTGCCGATTTCGAACTGGGCAACACCACACCCCGTGCGAGCACGACGGCGAAGCTGATGGGCGCTCTCGAGGCCGCCGGCATCGAGTTTATCGCGGAGAACGGGGGCGGGGCTGGTGTTCGGCTTCGCAAGTCGACGAACGGCATGTTTTGA
- the rimM gene encoding ribosome maturation factor RimM (Essential for efficient processing of 16S rRNA), with product MSASRRILVGEFGRPHGVRGLVHLRSHTAEPAAIAGYGPLSDEGGTRCFVLKWLAEGLVQVEGITDRDAAAKLTGTKLYVERDALPAPEEDEFYLSDVIGLRAETEAGEVLGTVAALEDFGAGSVLTLRDASGRETLLPFTKAVVPVVDVAAGRVVIVPPGEVEVPPQPGEAEAVDTPRPRRSSMRRRSGGRDAA from the coding sequence ATGTCCGCGTCGCGTCGCATCCTGGTCGGCGAGTTCGGCCGCCCGCACGGGGTGAGGGGGCTGGTTCACCTGCGCTCCCACACCGCGGAGCCGGCCGCCATCGCCGGCTATGGCCCGCTCTCGGATGAGGGCGGGACGCGGTGCTTCGTGCTGAAGTGGCTGGCCGAGGGGCTGGTGCAGGTGGAGGGGATCACGGACCGCGACGCGGCCGCGAAGCTCACCGGCACGAAGCTCTACGTGGAGCGGGACGCGCTGCCCGCGCCCGAGGAGGACGAGTTCTACCTGTCCGACGTCATCGGCCTGCGCGCCGAGACGGAGGCGGGGGAGGTTCTCGGCACCGTCGCGGCGCTGGAGGATTTCGGTGCGGGCAGCGTGCTGACGCTGCGGGACGCGAGCGGGCGCGAGACGCTGCTGCCCTTCACCAAGGCCGTGGTGCCGGTGGTGGATGTCGCGGCGGGGCGCGTGGTCATCGTGCCGCCGGGGGAGGTGGAGGTTCCGCCCCAGCCCGGCGAGGCGGAGGCGGTGGACACGCCGCGCCCGCGCCGCTCCTCCATGCGCCGCCGCAGCGGCGGGCGGGACGCGGCATGA
- a CDS encoding phage integrase central domain-containing protein, whose product MWRNAWWRRRSPAGPAARPWRAGASTLDKHAYPVLGDLRIGDVTRDHVVQALTSVWTAQPATARKLQRRIASVLDYATALK is encoded by the coding sequence GTGTGGCGGAACGCTTGGTGGAGGCGCAGAAGCCCGGCTGGACCAGCGGCAAGGCCCTGGCGAGCTGGCGCCTCAACCCTCGACAAGCACGCCTACCCAGTGCTCGGTGACCTGCGGATCGGTGACGTGACCCGGGATCACGTCGTCCAGGCCCTCACATCCGTATGGACCGCCCAACCCGCTACAGCCCGCAAGCTGCAGCGGCGCATCGCCTCCGTGCTGGACTACGCCACGGCCCTTAAGTGA